From a region of the Coffea arabica cultivar ET-39 chromosome 3e, Coffea Arabica ET-39 HiFi, whole genome shotgun sequence genome:
- the LOC113737632 gene encoding L-type lectin-domain containing receptor kinase IV.1-like: protein MSLKPVTAVVAYFLVHIAVAAAASDDVGFIYQGFQSSNLSLDGLATVTKNGLLRVTNSTILQTGYAFYPNPINFKTTPNSSAFSFSTQFVFAIVPDVPGVTGTGMAFAIAPRRKLAQVPSYPLLGLFDTNTNGNQTNHVFAVELDIYQDQDIEDINDNHVGIDIYSVISKASAPASYQANNKSSFDNLTLISGQPMQLWVEYDGVERRIDVTLAPMEAAKPHTPLLSLKYDLSPILQQTMYVGFSAVSSPLKTGITNFILGWSFRMNGVAQALDLSRLPKLPRIGHKKVSKIFTMGLPLIFVLMLIILTSGVAYYLWRKWKFAEVLEEWELAYGPHRFKYKDLYIATEGFREKELLGEGGFGRVYKGILTTNKVEVAVKKVSHQGRQGMREFVAEIISIGRLRNRNLVPFLGYCRRKGELLLVYEFMPNGSLDKFLYNQPKYILSWSQRLRVIKGVASGLFYLHEEWEKVVIHRDVKASNVLLDAELNGRLGDFGLARLYDHGTLPQSTHVAGSFGYLAPEYSRTGRATTKTDVYAFGAFLLEVACGRRPIDPRAVPEESIILVDWVFLFWKEGDILQAVDQKLGAEYVKEEAELVLKLGLLCSHSEPNLRPSMRQFLLYLEGSVALPDLSSLAMRGSAVGFDISTEKCLSHSVADYLLSDGR, encoded by the coding sequence ATGTCGCTGAAACCAGTAACAGCAGTCGTAGCCTATTTTCTCGTTCACATCGCAGTTGCTGCAGCAGCTTCTGATGATGTTGGGTTCATCTATCAAGgatttcaatcatcaaatctaaGCCTGGATGGATTAGCCACAGTCACCAAAAATGGCCTCCTGCGGGTAACCAACAGCACCATATTACAAACTGGGTACGCCTTCTATCCTAATCCCATCAACTTCAAGACGACACCTAATAGTTCAGCTTTCTCCTTTTCCACCCAATTTGTGTTTGCTATAGTACCCGATGTCCCAGGCGTGACTGGTACGGGAATGGCATTCGCGATTGCACCAAGAAGAAAACTTGCACAAGTGCCTTCCTATCCGTTGCTTGGCCTCTTCGATACAAACACCAATGGAAATCAAACAAATCACGTTTTTGCTGTGGAGCTTGACATTTACCAAGACCAAGATATTGAAGATATCAATGACAACCATGTTGGTATTGATATTTACTCTGTGATCTCCAAGGCATCCGCACCAGCGAGTTACCAAGCTAATAACAAAAGTTCATTTGACAACTTAACTCTCATCAGCGGTCAACCGATGCAGCTTTGGGTGGAATACGACGGGGTGGAGAGGAGAATCGATGTAACATTAGCTCCAATGGAGGCTGCTAAACCACATACTCCTCTTTTGTCTTTGAAATATGATCTTTCGCCAATTTTACAGCAGACCATGTATGTTGGCTTTTCGGCAGTCTCTAGTCCACTCAAAACAGGAATAACTAATTTTATACTTGGATGGAGCTTCAGGATGAATGGCGTTGCACAAGCTCTTGATCTCTCTCGGCTCCCCAAGCTACCTCGGATTGGACATAAGAAAGTGTCTAAAATTTTCACCATGGGATTGCCCCTGATTTTTGTACTTATGTTGATAATACTAACATCTGGAGTAGCTTATTATCTATGGAGAAAGTGGAAGTTTGCAGAAGTGCTGGAAGAATGGGAGCTTGCTTATGGACCTCACAGGTTCAAGTATAAGGATTTATACATTGCCACCGAGGGGTTCAGAGAAAAAGAGCTGTTGGGAGAAGGCGGATTTGGCAGGGTCTACAAAGGCATTTTGACAACAAACAAGGTTGAGGTTGCTGTCAAGAAGGTCTCTCATCAAGGAAGACAGGGAATGAGAGAATTTGTTGCAGAAATCATCAGTATTGGTCGCTTACGCAATAGAAATTTAGTACCATTCTTGGGTTATTGTCGGCGTAAAGGAGAGTTACTTTTGGTATACGAGTTCATGCCCAATGGTAGTCTAGATAAATTTTTGTATAACCAGCCCAAGTATATCCTCAGCTGGAGCCAAAGATTGCGAGTCATCAAAGGTGTAGCATCAGGGTTATTTTATCTACATGAAGAATGGGAGAAAGTTGTGATCCACAGAGATGTAAAAGCCAGTAATGTATTGTTGGATGCTGAACTGAATGGAAGATTAGGAGATTTTGGCCTGGCAAGGCTATACGATCATGGAACTCTGCCTCAAAGCACCCATGTAGCGGGATCTTTTGGGTACCTTGCCCCTGAGTATAGTAGGACAGGGAGGGCCACAACGAAGACTGATGTATATGCTTTTGGGGCCTTTTTGCTAGAGGTTGCATGTGGAAGAAGGCCAATAGATCCCCGAGCAGTACCAGAAGAGAGTATCATTTTGGTTGATTGGGTATTTTTGTTCTGGAAAGAAGGGGATATTCTCCAAGCGGTTGATCAAAAGCTGGGTGCTGAGTATGTGAAAGAGGAAGCAGAATTGGTGTTGAAACTAGGCTTGTTATGCTCTCATTCAGAACCAAATCTTAGGCCAAGTATGAGGCAATTTCTGTTGTACTTGGAGGGATCAGTTGCCCTGCCTGATTTATCATCACTGGCCATGAGGGGTTCTGCTGTTGGTTTTGACATTTCCACAGAAAAATGTTTGTCACATTCTGTAGCAGACTATCTTCTCTCTGATGGTCGGTAA